A window from Stigmatella aurantiaca encodes these proteins:
- a CDS encoding ATP-binding protein translates to MDRTDMGNKLSGGACGMCWGLTYVVARQGDRAQARICDCSVTCSVCGGRGHMLVEREETFSKKVGARKYEVLAPCACTLRTRRVARYNEVGLPGVVAHANFDNYRSAKPEQDRARSVAMQFSHQFDKKGPNTGFILSGPVGTGKTHLLAATLAHLVLEVGMQARYVEISLLYATIRRGFQDGKSGGEIIGPLSEVEVLAIDELGKGRGSPFEMETLDELIARRYNANRTTLFATNYSLEPERKSVRAANGYHSTEDTKSALRGNELLNERVGERIYSRLCEMCTFVELPKDTPDRRRTRQEMESRTSQPALAGRSGR, encoded by the coding sequence ATGGATCGCACCGACATGGGCAACAAATTGAGTGGTGGCGCGTGCGGGATGTGCTGGGGATTGACCTATGTCGTCGCCCGGCAGGGAGACCGGGCCCAGGCTCGGATCTGCGACTGCTCGGTGACGTGCTCCGTGTGCGGCGGCCGGGGCCACATGCTCGTCGAGCGCGAGGAGACCTTCAGCAAGAAGGTGGGCGCGCGCAAGTATGAGGTGCTGGCGCCCTGCGCGTGCACGCTGCGGACGCGGCGGGTGGCGCGCTACAACGAGGTGGGCCTGCCCGGCGTGGTGGCCCACGCGAACTTCGACAACTACCGCTCCGCCAAGCCCGAGCAGGACCGGGCCCGGAGCGTGGCCATGCAGTTCTCCCACCAGTTCGACAAGAAGGGGCCCAACACGGGCTTCATCCTGAGCGGCCCGGTCGGCACGGGCAAAACCCACCTGCTGGCGGCCACCCTGGCGCACCTGGTGCTCGAGGTGGGGATGCAGGCCCGCTACGTGGAGATCTCCCTGCTCTACGCCACCATCCGGCGGGGCTTCCAGGACGGCAAGAGCGGCGGCGAAATCATCGGCCCGCTCTCCGAGGTGGAGGTGCTGGCCATCGACGAGCTGGGCAAGGGGCGCGGCAGCCCGTTCGAGATGGAGACGCTCGATGAGCTGATCGCCCGGCGCTACAACGCCAACCGCACCACCCTCTTCGCGACGAACTACTCGCTGGAGCCGGAGCGCAAGAGCGTGCGCGCGGCGAACGGCTACCACTCCACCGAGGACACGAAGAGCGCGCTGCGCGGCAACGAGCTGCTCAACGAACGCGTGGGAGAGCGCATCTACAGCCGGTTGTGCGAGATGTGCACCTTCGTCGAGCTGCCCAAGGACACCCCCGATCGCCGCCGGACCCGCCAGGAGATGGAGTCGCGGACCTCTCAGCCCGCGCTGGCGGGGCGCTCCGGCCGCTGA
- a CDS encoding tetratricopeptide repeat protein, with protein sequence MGRTLLVCLVLLASVANAQGKKTPREADLGKKSATTLDKSLAGDITRKKEEEKAAPALQYDQFRLGVETQVASKRREQIESLKKIIALSADQAEAPSLLFRLGELYWEESKHFEFEANRKDDDLIQAMNRNDAAGQQRAKAEKAELLARAKEYGKHAMEQYTKIVQEYPTFERSDEVLFFLGNFLMEDGQDRKALVAYKRLVEKFPQSKFLPDVYLAFGEYYFNNSKGKRTELEKALEAYRRAAEFTESQAYAFAIYKQGWCYFNMGEYAKAKDKFKTVVLYGELAGAGAIEKDGGKSGKNTLVREARTDYVRTYAREGDVMQARDDFGKVATKPDDRYAMMRQLANLYYGDGKDREAAITYNALIKEKPLSPESPGFQAKIVDCVLRMGNKDRTVAQVRRLVKITKEVEASGIIKEDKDKRLLADANELAERTLSNLAVTWHNEAKKTRDEETFRYADSIYGDYLTLFPENPKAYDMRFFWAELLNDHLHNYEKASLNYTLVVLQDAKLLEAKDDKGNPKPGKPGKWLNNAAYNAVLAYDEVVKAAEQKGTLKDPATGDSKKKIEIPEPRKGLLEACERYLKYVVKAEKRVEINFKAANIYYRYNHFDEAVARFSDIALNQPDYKFDTGERAGEVAANLVLDSYNLQKDYAKVNEWARKFYANDKLAVGKFREDLSKLIEQSSFALVAQLEEKKQFSKAAEAYLAFVKDFPETTIADQALYNASVDFFKAKMLDRAIEVRQNLISQYPRSRFVPDSIYANAEALEAIGDFSQSADTYELYVKGYERSVAEKGAGRARPAKSAKKGAADDKPAAPQKWEESKAQIALFNAATYREGLGQYKQALRNRERYLETWPKAKDAEQIYLSIVSLHGKNGAYGKAMKMLEDYEKDNLRSPSKVLTAEGLIVDIFENKLKRAKDTKRLYDRIFEYYDKLPNRMQKSLEKTALSPVARAQFLSVEPDWREYLRLKFSWGRPASPERFKASIADKGRALDVVQKKYVQTVSFGAPESAICALHRIGLAYHEFADKINNAPMPPGIDAETEQALRDEFSNQATPLRDKATEAFATAVAKSQELDFFNDCSRESLKMLRTTYRPDQYPEVHEERVSLKKGSELALGGDVLVAIQDVPPPVVEDEPAQQARTEELREDLADLTKKLREQTATDVSARPAGAQDGSAPKNASADDEEPEDFL encoded by the coding sequence ATGGGCCGCACGCTCCTCGTCTGCCTCGTGCTCCTGGCATCGGTTGCAAATGCTCAGGGGAAGAAGACGCCTCGTGAAGCCGACCTCGGCAAGAAGTCGGCCACCACGTTGGATAAATCGCTCGCAGGCGACATTACCCGGAAGAAGGAAGAGGAGAAGGCCGCACCGGCCCTCCAATACGATCAGTTCCGCCTGGGCGTGGAGACGCAAGTCGCCTCCAAGCGCCGCGAGCAGATCGAATCCCTGAAGAAGATCATCGCCCTGTCGGCGGATCAGGCCGAGGCGCCCAGCCTCCTGTTCCGCCTGGGCGAGCTCTACTGGGAAGAGTCGAAGCACTTCGAGTTCGAGGCGAACCGGAAGGACGACGATCTCATCCAGGCCATGAACCGCAACGATGCGGCGGGCCAGCAGCGTGCCAAGGCGGAGAAGGCGGAACTGCTCGCCCGCGCCAAGGAGTACGGCAAGCACGCGATGGAGCAGTACACGAAGATCGTCCAGGAGTACCCCACCTTCGAGCGCAGCGACGAGGTGCTCTTCTTCCTGGGCAACTTCCTGATGGAGGACGGCCAGGACCGCAAGGCGCTGGTGGCCTACAAGCGCCTGGTGGAGAAGTTCCCCCAGTCGAAGTTCCTGCCGGACGTGTACCTGGCCTTCGGCGAGTACTACTTCAACAACTCCAAGGGTAAGCGCACCGAGCTGGAGAAGGCCCTGGAGGCCTACCGGCGCGCCGCGGAGTTCACCGAGAGCCAGGCCTACGCCTTCGCCATCTATAAGCAGGGCTGGTGCTACTTCAACATGGGCGAGTACGCCAAGGCGAAGGACAAGTTCAAGACGGTGGTGCTCTACGGAGAGCTGGCCGGCGCGGGCGCCATCGAGAAGGACGGCGGCAAGAGCGGCAAGAACACGCTCGTGCGCGAGGCCCGCACGGACTACGTGCGTACCTACGCGCGCGAGGGCGACGTGATGCAGGCCCGCGACGACTTCGGCAAGGTGGCCACCAAGCCGGATGACCGCTACGCGATGATGCGCCAGCTCGCGAACCTCTATTACGGCGATGGCAAGGACCGCGAGGCGGCCATCACCTACAACGCCCTCATCAAGGAGAAGCCGCTGTCGCCCGAATCGCCGGGCTTCCAGGCGAAGATCGTCGACTGCGTGCTGCGCATGGGCAACAAGGACCGCACCGTGGCCCAGGTGCGCCGCCTGGTGAAGATCACCAAGGAAGTGGAGGCCTCCGGCATCATCAAGGAGGACAAGGACAAGCGGCTGCTGGCCGACGCGAACGAGCTGGCCGAGCGCACCCTGTCGAACCTCGCCGTCACTTGGCACAACGAGGCCAAGAAGACGCGCGACGAGGAGACGTTCCGCTACGCGGACTCCATCTACGGTGACTACCTCACGCTCTTCCCGGAGAACCCCAAGGCGTACGACATGCGGTTCTTCTGGGCGGAGTTGCTCAACGATCACCTGCACAACTACGAGAAGGCCTCGCTCAACTACACGCTCGTCGTCCTCCAGGACGCCAAGCTGCTGGAGGCCAAGGACGACAAGGGCAACCCCAAGCCCGGCAAGCCCGGCAAGTGGCTGAACAACGCCGCCTACAACGCGGTGCTCGCCTACGACGAGGTCGTCAAGGCCGCCGAGCAGAAGGGCACGCTCAAGGATCCGGCCACCGGGGACAGCAAGAAGAAGATCGAGATCCCCGAGCCGCGCAAGGGCCTGCTCGAGGCGTGTGAGCGCTACCTCAAGTACGTGGTCAAGGCCGAGAAGCGGGTGGAGATCAACTTCAAGGCCGCCAACATCTACTACCGCTACAACCACTTCGACGAGGCGGTGGCCCGCTTCAGCGACATCGCGCTCAACCAGCCGGACTACAAGTTCGACACTGGCGAGCGCGCTGGCGAGGTGGCCGCCAACCTGGTGCTCGACTCGTACAACCTGCAGAAGGACTACGCGAAGGTGAACGAGTGGGCGCGGAAGTTCTACGCCAACGACAAGCTGGCGGTGGGCAAGTTCCGCGAGGACCTCTCCAAGCTCATCGAGCAGTCCTCGTTCGCGCTGGTGGCCCAGCTCGAGGAGAAGAAGCAGTTCTCCAAGGCGGCCGAGGCCTACCTGGCCTTCGTGAAGGACTTCCCCGAGACGACCATCGCGGATCAGGCGCTCTACAACGCCTCGGTGGACTTCTTCAAAGCGAAGATGCTCGACCGGGCCATCGAGGTCCGCCAGAACCTCATCTCCCAGTACCCGCGCTCGCGCTTCGTGCCGGACTCCATCTACGCGAACGCCGAGGCGCTGGAGGCCATCGGTGACTTCTCGCAGTCCGCCGACACGTACGAGCTGTACGTGAAGGGCTACGAGCGCAGCGTGGCCGAGAAGGGCGCGGGCAGGGCCCGGCCGGCCAAGAGCGCCAAGAAGGGCGCCGCGGACGACAAGCCGGCCGCTCCCCAGAAGTGGGAGGAGAGCAAGGCGCAGATCGCCCTGTTCAACGCCGCCACCTACCGCGAGGGTCTGGGCCAGTACAAGCAGGCGCTGCGCAACCGCGAGCGCTACCTGGAGACGTGGCCCAAGGCGAAGGACGCCGAGCAGATCTACCTGTCCATCGTGTCCCTGCACGGCAAGAACGGCGCCTACGGCAAGGCGATGAAGATGCTGGAGGACTACGAGAAGGACAACCTGCGCTCGCCCAGCAAGGTGCTGACGGCCGAGGGCCTCATCGTCGACATCTTCGAGAACAAGCTGAAGCGGGCCAAGGACACCAAGCGCCTCTACGACCGCATCTTCGAGTACTACGACAAGCTGCCCAACCGCATGCAGAAGAGCCTGGAGAAGACGGCACTGTCGCCCGTGGCGCGCGCTCAGTTCCTGAGCGTCGAGCCGGACTGGCGTGAGTACCTGCGCTTGAAGTTCTCCTGGGGCCGGCCCGCCAGCCCCGAGCGCTTCAAGGCCTCCATCGCCGACAAGGGCCGCGCGCTGGACGTGGTGCAGAAGAAGTACGTGCAGACGGTGTCCTTCGGCGCCCCCGAGTCCGCCATCTGCGCGCTGCACCGCATCGGCCTCGCCTACCACGAGTTCGCCGACAAGATTAACAACGCGCCCATGCCCCCGGGCATCGACGCGGAGACCGAGCAGGCGCTGCGCGACGAGTTCTCCAACCAGGCCACGCCGCTGCGTGACAAGGCCACCGAGGCGTTCGCCACCGCGGTGGCCAAGAGCCAGGAGCTGGACTTCTTCAACGACTGCTCGCGCGAGAGCCTGAAGATGCTGCGCACCACGTACCGTCCGGATCAGTACCCGGAGGTGCACGAGGAGCGCGTGTCCCTGAAGAAGGGCTCGGAGCTGGCCCTCGGGGGCGATGTGCTGGTGGCCATTCAGGACGTCCCGCCGCCCGTGGTGGAGGACGAGCCTGCCCAGCAGGCGCGCACCGAGGAGCTTCGCGAGGACCTGGCCGACCTCACCAAGAAGCTGCGTGAGCAGACGGCGACCGACGTCAGTGCCCGGCCGGCCGGGGCCCAGGACGGCTCCGCGCCCAAGAACGCGTCCGCGGACGACGAAGAGCCTGAGGACTTCCTGTAA
- the gltE gene encoding adventurous gliding motility TPR repeat lipoprotein GltE, with amino-acid sequence MMNPTRCLRTSLWMAAVVLLATGCASSSATGPTGPKNLTPQPQANNEPVSISNRAKLLFEDAVKAFDAQKKSKAFDYPSLERKFKAALEADANVAEADYNLGVVAERQGKKDEAKAWYQSALKKKPSLRQASENMAVLLQNDGDIGGAVALYQDVLKRYPDDAQSRARLAEIYRQTGDHDRAMEFSRAALMREPQSTTALKVMMRSYLDRKQLAMAKLVALRALKLDENDPELHHTIGLILEQEGDADSARLQFKRALEVRADYVPSHIVLAQLALEAEDYPGAEDHLRRILQAGAKSAAAHLNLGIAYKGQGQYDKAMQEYDAAEKLDPKLAAIYLNRAIILHRAKDAPERAVELYKKYIGMAGGDVALNAEAPVFNLLREAELVIQAKNEAKAAEAQAKQMETLQAEQQKQMQAEEAKQKAAGGAAVNAAGNAQAPQVAPAAGAGAADPGAGTPEPKNPAQADSDEPEDDFM; translated from the coding sequence ATGATGAACCCTACCCGTTGCCTCCGTACGTCGCTGTGGATGGCCGCCGTGGTGCTGCTCGCCACGGGCTGCGCCTCTTCCTCGGCCACGGGCCCCACGGGCCCGAAGAACCTCACCCCGCAGCCGCAGGCCAACAACGAGCCTGTGTCCATCTCGAACCGCGCCAAGCTCCTCTTCGAGGACGCGGTGAAGGCGTTCGACGCGCAGAAGAAGTCCAAGGCGTTCGACTACCCGTCGCTGGAGCGCAAGTTCAAGGCCGCCCTGGAGGCGGACGCGAACGTGGCCGAGGCGGACTACAACCTGGGCGTCGTCGCCGAGCGGCAGGGCAAGAAGGATGAGGCGAAGGCCTGGTACCAGTCCGCGCTGAAGAAGAAGCCGTCGCTGCGCCAGGCCTCCGAGAACATGGCCGTCCTGCTCCAGAACGACGGAGACATCGGCGGCGCGGTGGCCCTGTACCAGGATGTGCTCAAGCGCTACCCGGACGATGCCCAGAGCCGGGCCCGCCTGGCGGAGATCTACCGTCAGACGGGGGACCACGACCGGGCCATGGAGTTCTCCCGGGCGGCGCTCATGCGCGAGCCCCAGTCCACCACGGCGCTCAAGGTGATGATGCGCAGCTACCTCGATCGCAAGCAGCTGGCGATGGCGAAGCTGGTGGCCCTGCGCGCCCTGAAGCTCGACGAGAACGACCCGGAGCTGCACCACACCATCGGCCTCATCCTCGAGCAGGAGGGGGATGCGGACAGTGCGCGGCTCCAGTTCAAGCGCGCCTTGGAGGTCCGCGCGGACTACGTGCCCTCGCACATCGTCCTGGCGCAGCTGGCGCTCGAGGCCGAGGACTACCCCGGCGCCGAGGACCACCTGCGCCGCATCCTCCAGGCGGGGGCCAAGAGCGCCGCCGCGCACCTCAACCTGGGCATCGCCTACAAGGGCCAGGGCCAGTACGACAAGGCCATGCAGGAGTATGACGCGGCCGAGAAGCTGGACCCGAAGCTGGCCGCCATCTACCTCAACCGCGCCATCATCCTGCACCGCGCCAAGGACGCCCCGGAGCGCGCCGTGGAGCTCTACAAGAAGTACATCGGCATGGCCGGGGGCGACGTGGCCCTCAACGCCGAGGCGCCCGTCTTCAACCTGCTGCGCGAGGCGGAGCTGGTGATTCAGGCCAAGAACGAGGCCAAGGCCGCCGAGGCCCAGGCCAAGCAGATGGAGACGCTCCAGGCCGAGCAGCAGAAGCAGATGCAGGCCGAGGAGGCCAAGCAGAAGGCGGCCGGCGGGGCGGCGGTCAATGCCGCGGGCAACGCGCAGGCTCCCCAGGTGGCACCTGCCGCAGGGGCAGGAGCAGCCGATCCGGGCGCAGGGACGCCTGAGCCGAAGAATCCAGCTCAGGCGGATTCCGACGAGCCCGAAGACGACTTCATGTAG